Proteins encoded by one window of Arachis hypogaea cultivar Tifrunner chromosome 1, arahy.Tifrunner.gnm2.J5K5, whole genome shotgun sequence:
- the LOC112695808 gene encoding snakin-2 codes for MALSRVVLLLGVFLLLCLSKVSSDVKIEDEDDEQLSLPADKPLIVRDSNRRLMQDIDCGGLCKERCSLHSRPNLCNRACGTCCVRCKCVPPGTAGNRELCGSCYTDMTTHGNKTKCP; via the exons ATGGCATTATCACGCGTTGTTCTGCTTCTCGGAGTGTTCTTGCTTCTCTGCCTTTCTAAA gTTTCATCTGATGTGAAgatagaagatgaagatgatgaacaACTGAGCCTGCCCGCGGACAAGCCA CTTATTGTGAGAGACAGCAACAGAAGGCTAATGCAAGATATAG ATTGTGGTGGACTATGCAAAGAAAGGTGCAGTTTGCACTCAAGACCGAATTTGTGCAACAGGGCTTGTGGGACATGCTGTGTGAGGTGCAAGTGTGTCCCTCCTGGTACCGCTGGTAACAGGGAACTATGTGGTTCTTGCTACACTGACATGACCACCCATGGTAACAAGACCAAGTGCCCTTAA